The nucleotide window tggacattctttcctgctttgttgaagattagttggcaatagagttgagggtccatttctgggttctctattccattccattgacctatgtgtgtTTTTGAGCtggtatcatactgttttgatgattacagccttttaatagagctcgaagtctggaattgtgaggtTACTAGGTTTTCTTTTCgacattcttttggctattcggggtcttttctggttccatatagattttaggattattggttccagctctgtgaaaaaacttagtgatattttgatagagattgcattgaatgtataggtTGCTcgggtaacatagacattttaacatatttattcttccaacccatgagcacggaatgttttatccatttttttgtgtcttcctcaatttctttcctgagtgttctatagttttctgcatagagattctttatctctttggttaggtatattcctaggtatctcatgaTTTGGGgggcaattataaatgggatcaactccttcttttctctttttcaagtctcattgttagtgtataggaatacagctgatttctgtgcattgattttatatccttccactttgctgaattcttgtatgagttctagcaattttggggtggagtcttttgggttttccacatagagtatcacgTCACCTGTGAAGAGtaagagtttgatttcttctttgcctgttcagatgcatttatttctttttgttgtctgaaagCTGAGGctagacttctagtactattttgaaccACAGTGGTGAGATCACACATCCTTGCCATGTCCAGGACCGTAGGGgtaaaggtctcagtttttccccattgagaatgatattcatagTGGGCTTTTCAAATATAGCTTTTGTGTTattgagttatgttccctctatgCTTGcagtgtgaagagttttaatcaagaaaggatgttgtaccttgtccagtgctttttctgcaactgTTGAGAGgctcatatggttcttgtcccttcttttattaatgtagagcatcacattgactgatttctggatgttgagccatccttgcagcccaggaataaatccctcttggtcgtggtgaatagttcttttaatgtactgttggatcctattggctagtatcttggtgagactttttttgcatctatgttcatcagggatattggtttgtaattctttttggtagggtctttgtctgttttggggatcaaggtaatgctagcccaTAGaaagggtttggaagttttccttccatttctgtattttgaaataacttcagaacaataggtattaattcttctttggatctttggtagaattcccctgggaagccacctggccctggactcttgtttgttgagtgatttttgattactgtttcaagtTCCTTGCTGGTGATGGGTCTGTTcgggttttccatttcttcctgtttcagttttggtagtttataggtctcttgAAGTGCATccatttcggggcacctgggtggttcagtgggttaagcctctgcctttggctcaggtcatgatctcagggtcctgggatcgagccccacattgggctctctacttagcagggagcatgcttcctcctcttctctctctgtctgcctgcctctctgccgacttgtgatctctctctgtcaaataaataaattaaatattaaaaaaaaagaaaataaaacttatatatgtacaagaatgaaagtaaatataatgaaaggatagaatgtaactatgcaaatgaagatgaaaagacaaaaaagagagaatatgaacTGACAGGTGAACAGGATAGAGCAATACACTATGTCCTGagtgatttttcttgtttttttagaaGAAGctacatctcaaaattgtaaaggaagaaaacctTAAACATATTTAACAGTGAAATTCAATACATTGAAATACATAGAATGTAACTGTGAAGATGAAAACTAAAGAGAActttaacaaaaaagaagaggaagaaaaaggaataaaagagagaatatgatTAGACAGGTGAAAAGAATGAGCCATACAGTAGattctgggtatattttggtctgtttgttagaagaaactgcttctcagaattttaaaaaaagaaaaacttgtgtgtgtgtgtgtgtgtgtgtgtatataaaattaaacacaatgaaagggtagaatgtaactgtaagcatcaaaatttaaaaggattaaaaaagagttgataaaataagaaattagttgaagaaggaaagagaaaaaaaattgaaagactaaagaattgtGGGGAAAAACCCATGAACTCTATATCCTATTTTCCCCTAACCCTGgagttttgcatttctctgtgaTCAGAAAACTTGGTCTTAGCTGATGTTCTTGCTGAGGGAGGgacctgttgcactgattctcaggggTCTGTCCCAGGTGGAATTGCTCCGCCCTTGTTGGAGCCAGGTTAGGTAAtttgcttgggtttgctctctgtGGTTTTTGTGTCCGGAAGGGTTTCTGCAGcactttagaggatgagaatgaaaatggcagtcccaatctccagccccagagccgAGAGAGCTCGGGCCCCCACTCCTCTGTGGCCCTCAGGGAAAAGCCGTCAAACCTCACCTTTCTTCCTCGTCTCAGTTCGCACTCCACGCTCACCCAGGcggtgactgagcatttctatctcaggGGCACAACCCTgttttgagtctccaaaccctgcagaatCCTGCAGCATGCACCCATGCTATTCCTACCAGGGGGATGGAGGAGGGTCCTGTTGTGTGCTCTGGTTCGCAGGATATGGCAACTGTGAGCTGAGATCCCACTCTTGGGCATGCTGATTGCAGCCTGATTCCTTGCTTTCATGCCTGGGAACTCTTCTTCACTCAAGCACTCTTGGTCTTCCTGGGACCAAAggagtcctgagaccacactgtcccacctagggTTCCACCTCACTTTGCCACCTGAGCATCTTTCAGGTAGGGACATTCCACCACTGGAGAAGACTTCTaagagttctgattttgtgcttcactGCTATATCAGTTCCCAGTCCCTGGTGATGCCAGTCCCAGTCCCAGTCCCAGATGATGGAACCTcccaatccccccaccccacagtttATATTCTCATTATTGCctgggattcacttctccacacctcctaccttgcagaaagtcaTCACTCTTCTTTTTGAGGAGATGCAGCTattattttcttagatctctggttgagttcctggtgttcagaatgatttgatggCTAACTGGCTCtattcctgggacctgatgaaactaaggtctcctactcctccactgCCTTGGACTTGGACTATCTCTCCACTGAAAGAAGTCTGATTCATCATGTACAATATTTGCCTTTGGACTACACTGGTATATTAACTTCCTCCGTTTTCCCATACAGAGTGTTTGTGGGCATGGTAAACCTTGGCCCCTGAGAAAACTCATATAAATGATGCAGATGCATGTTGTATATACAAATGTAGAATGCAGTTTGGGCATGGTTGCATTTTTGTCATTAATGGAACTTGTTTCCTTATTCTCCTTAGGAAGTGATGAGTGATAAAGCAGAGGAGTCTGCCATTGGGCCTGAAGACCAAATGAAATGTCATGGAGAACCTATGAGTCCTCCTCCATCTAAGAGACAGCCGAGCACGGCACTGTCAGTGGAACAGGAAGTTgaacaggaaggagagggagcatcCCACCCTGGGGACTCAGCTATGTCCTCGGAAGATGGTGAGGATGcttgtcctcccctcccctccctgacctGACCCAGGatagccctgcctctggctcctccATGCCTCAGGATCAGTTCCAATCAAGGTCACTGGGTTTGGGTGTGACTGCCATTAATTTCTTAGTCACACTGGACCACGTGTTCACTCTGTCCTTTGTGGAGACATTCCTGGCTTCCCAAACTCTGGACTCTACTGGTTTCCTTCTCCTTATTGaatttgcctttgttctcctttctgatcttctttctctcctcttgacACTGTCATCGTTCCTGAGTCCCACTGTTACAATCTCCCGCATTCAACACCGCCTCATCACTCAGCACGTTGCTCCAGGAGCTTCTGAGCTTGCGTCCTGCTTTCCCATTTGACCCTGTGTAGCCCATTTGTTCCTGTGCACCCAGAGTGACCATGTCCATATAGAAATCAGATCATTACATGCATATCCTGAAACCCATCATCAACTCCCCAAGCACTCAGAACGGAGTCTGAGCTCCTGACACTGGTCCCCACACCTTGCATGACTTGGACCTGCCATCCTTTCCTGCCATCACCTGTTCTTTCCGTGTTCTccttgctctctttgtctctgtccttTGCTCCATGGCCCTAACTCATCCCCTCCTAGGGGCCTTGCATGGCCCACATGGCAGCTGGAACTCCTCCTCTGCATGTGTACAGGCCAACTCTGTCTCCTGTGCCTGGCTCTGCCTAGGGATCACCTCCTGAGAGGTCAGGAAGGCTTCCCTTCTTGCTCTCAGTCACATCACTGCTGACTTCCTTCTTAACAGAAAATGAAACGGTGTTAATCCTCTTGCCTATTTTCCACATAAGTTCTGCCTTCCCCATGAAGATGTAAGATCCATAAGGGCAGGGATTGTCTTTATCTGTTCTGGCTGTCTGGCTCCCTTCTGATCTCCCAGTTTTTGGCACATGTCTGGCACAAAGGAGGATGAGTAAATGCAGTAGAGGTGTCAGACGTggtgtagaaaaaaaatttatctccTGAGACAGAAAAGACAGATGGAGAAGGTCATTTACTGACTGGGATTTCTAGTGATGGAGTGCCAATATCAGGCATCCTGACATGCCTGTGACATGTTCAGCTTTTCACCTTGTAGAGGGCATCAAGGGAACATTGAATCCTGTGTCCCAGGGCTCtgtgaatgttaatgggttaTACTGTCCAAGTGTGTTCTGTGTTTATGCATCGTGCCAAGAATAGAGGAGGCttctttattgtattatttttcccgAGGTCAAATTTTCAGTACTGATACATTTAGCTGGTATATTCTTCTgctataaaaggaaattttagagaCTGTGGAGCACATGGATGTGTCTGTGAGGTCGTTGAAATGCATGTCATCGTAGCTCCACACTCAGTTAGGTTTCCAGATGCACCTGTCATTCACAGTATCcacggggaggggagggaaagtggTTGATCCCCACCTGACGGCTTCTGGTCTAAATCTGATCTCCAGAGCTTATAAGTATGGCAGAAGGTGGTACAATTAGATTCTTTGTGTCATGACTTAACCAGTGTCTGCAAGGGTGGGCTGATTCACAAAGCTTGTAGTCGTGTACTCGTGGGAGGAATCATTCCCAGCTATCGCTCTGCAGATGAGCCCGTGGTCAAAGCAATGTCTGTGTTGGGAGATGTGCCAGATCAACTGCCAATACCAGTGGAAATTAGTGCTGAAATGAAACTTCAATTAAAGGAGGAAATTCGACGATTTGGACAAAGTAAGTACGATAAGAATTTTTAGCAGTGAAACTACATGAAGTCTTTCCCATTCTGTGATTTAGACTAGATTCAACTGAGGTCTTGTAGCTAATCCTTCGCCAGAATTGTGTTTTCACAGACTTTAGGacagtttctctttattttgactGAAATGTCCCAGTAAACGTTTTTTGTTGTCATTCTTTTATATCTCTTAATCGTTTATTGTGTACTAGAGTTCTGTTGGTGGATATGTTCGGGTGTCTGAATGAATGCATGGAAAGCACACATACTCTGTAACATTCTAGCTCTTGAGTGATTGCTGAGACACCAAGATTGAGTTCTACCTCCTCTTCATACTTTAGAGATATTGaagggcttttttcccccctatataTCTCCAGAATATGAAAGGGTCTTCAAATTGCTTGAAGGAATGGAAGGATCTGTAGAACTGCGggacaaattttgttttattgtccGTCAAGGAAACAGCAAGGTGGGTATAGAGAGAAACTCTGTATCACAGCGGGGCCCAGTGTGGTGCTGGGCGAGGAGTGTGGTTGGGCCTTGCTTGCATTTTCTCAACCGTAGTCTTCAATCagatttcatgttttctctgCTGTTATTAGATTGATATTATCTAAGTCTCCCTCACTCTTCCAAGTTCAAGAAGACTTGTGTTCACACTGGATTTTGAGGTAGGACAAGACCTCAAAATACTGATACTCTTTGTGTTTGCTGGGTTGTCCCTCACCAAAATGGTCCATTTTCTATTCCCTTGTAGATTGTGAACTTCCCTTTCTGTCCCCCACAGTGCCTTCCATATTATGGTTCTTTGGGTGTCTTTTGGTTAATGActtgtctctttattttcagatttaaaagacaaaacttaaTAAGGCACCTGCAGAAGGTACCAGAAAAATTAGAACTTGACCACCTTCTCAAGAAAGATAATTACACCCCAAActtataattctgttttcaagTTATCAATGTGTAACATGAACCAGTTGAATCTTAGAGTGGCACTGGATATTGGTGATGCCTTTCAATACATGTTAGTTAAGAAAATTGTCTACTTGAGGTTGTGAAAAAACTTTGGAActttaatgttataaatttctGTTAGTAAAGTTTGCTTTaacaatgcatttaaaaagataatttgttatttgtctgtttgttttcccCCTGAAGTGGAGGAATGCCCTGAAGTCACTGGCCTACAGTGTATCCTTGCTCCTCAGCAGGTCACAGGCCTGTAGCTCATATGTATACTTGTCTTCTACACTagccacttcttttttaaaattttatattttatgtaacctctacacacaacatggggcctgattcacaaccctgagttcaagagtcatgtgctccactgactgagccagccagcacccTATACAGTCTccggtttcttttccttttgccgGAGACAGCCCCTCAGCTGGTCACATGGCTTGGCCTGAGGGGATGGCTCGCAGCTTAGTTACCAATGAACCCAGCCATTAGATGTCCTGCCTGAACTGAATTGCTGTAATTTTCCTTTAATCACCAACATGAGAGTGCTGAGAAAAACCCAAACATTGTGCACATAGTCCTCCTCAGCGTCTTGTGTCATGGCAGTCCTGTGTCCTTACCAGTCAGGGTTCATCTCCCCATACTGCGTAGGACCCCCAAGTTTGCCTGAAATCATCAGGCAATCAGGCTCCACTCCCTTAATCAAGGGAATGGAGCACTCCAGCCTGACCCCTTGGCAGAGTCTATTTCCATTTCAATTGGGTTATTGTTAGGGCTCTTGTGGAGAGCATTTCTCCTTTGGATAAAGACATGCAGTGCAGGAAAGCCCAAGGTTGTGGGGACTAGAAGCAAAATTTGGCTACTGGATACATAAGAGTAATAGTGAGAGGAGTCCCTCACACTGCCATCCCTTCATTAATAAAGGTGTGAATCGTGTCTGTGGGAGAGACATCTGCATATGCTGGCCAATGTGGTAGAGGATTGACATCCTCTAAGTTATATTACCCCCGCCCCTCAAGGTATTGCTGTCATGTTAGAACCATAGCTGTGGCTTTAAAAGATCATTCCAGGACTTTTTTGAAGCCTTCACTTCAGGATTATGAGGTAGCTAATAAACCTACTGAATTCCATAAGCATGTGCCTTGAGAAGCTATTTCCTTGTTTATATGTGATGCTGTGTGGAATACCATAACAGTGGATAAGGCGTTTTCTAAATCCATGAATGCTGGTTTCCTCAAATATCTATGGGTGGAAGGAAGATCCATATCAAGAATCAATGTCTATTGGAGTACATAGAGCTCCCTTTCCCTAATGAATGTTGACCACAATAATCAGTCTGCCAACTGGTAGTTAGCTGACTGACCACCTGGGGGTATGGTGCCATATCAGGTGCTCAGTGTTGGTCTGTCCCACTGGCAGATGGTGCAGTCAGCGGTATCTGCAACACCATCAGTCTTGCTGAGTGGATGTTCATGTTTATGGTCCATGCATAAATGCATCCTCGCCTCCATGACCATGATGCATCATTACTGCTTGGACAATGGAGGGGTGGACGTAGCGATGTGTGAAGGTGGTTCTAGGAGCTCAGAGTAGCTTTATCCTAGAGACAGCAGAGGAAAGGGGACCACAGTCCTCCAACCTTAAGAAACTAGAGGTGCCAATTACCTGGAAGGGCTTGGAAGTGGTTTCTCTCTCTTGAGTCTCCAATTAATGACCTAGCATGGCCAAAACCTTGAGTTCAATTGCATGAGACcttaagcagagaacccaattgAGCCTGCCTGAGGTTCTGACCTATGGAACTCCTTGATCATACATTTGTGTCATTTCACACTGCTAAATATGGGGTAACATATTATGTACTACtaattagagggggagatgaaccatgagagattgtggactctaagaaacaaactgagggt belongs to Lutra lutra chromosome X, mLutLut1.2, whole genome shotgun sequence and includes:
- the LOC125092233 gene encoding integrator complex subunit 6-like, translated to MPLHLPGAVKISRSAFWPDSCLCAPLPDPLGADVQRFPRGHLSVKSHLRGTTTSLPFLFPGAWDKEVMSDKAEESAIGPEDQMKCHGEPMSPPPSKRQPSTALSVEQEVEQEGEGASHPGDSAMSSEDDEPVVKAMSVLGDVPDQLPIPVEISAEMKLQLKEEIRRFGQKYERVFKLLEGMEGSVELRDKFCFIVRQGNSKIDII